From the Juglans microcarpa x Juglans regia isolate MS1-56 chromosome 7D, Jm3101_v1.0, whole genome shotgun sequence genome, the window GCGCACCAAACTCCTCTTCCGAGCTGAACTAATGGTGGGCGAACCAAAAATAGCAAATTTCTCACGACTAATGCATTGCCACGACCGTCGCTCATAACAGGACAATGTGCTACAAAGTTGACGCAATGAACGGTTCTCACCATTGAGGAACATCAGAATATCATCTGCATATAATAAGTGTAAAATCAACGGGGTCCCCAAAGGATGATAGAACTTTCCAATGCAACCATCTTCAAATTGTTTCCGCAAAAGCCTGGAGAGAATTTCCTGcatcaaaataaataagtaaggCAATAGAGGAACCCCCTGACGAAGGCCTCACTTAAGCTATAAAAAACCTTTGCAGGATCCATTCATCATCACCGAGTACCAAGGAGAAATTACACATTCCTTCACCAAGTTACAGAACTGATTTGAAAAACCAAACCCTACTAGGACTTGAAATAAAGAATCCCAATGAACCCTGTCATAAGCTTTAGCCATATCGAACTTCACCATAAC encodes:
- the LOC121238169 gene encoding uncharacterized protein LOC121238169; amino-acid sequence: MAKAYDRVHWDSLFQVLVGFGFSNQFCNLVKECEILSRLLRKQFEDGCIGKFYHPLGTPLILHLLYADDILMFLNGENRSLRQLCSTLSCYERRSWQCISREKFAIFGSPTISSARKRSLVRLTGFAKGNFLVMYLGVPLVRGQLKAGHFDQLIVKIRANVAGWKAKLFSQGGRLIFLNHVLSSMASHLMAVLEVPQIVLKKINSILSTFFWGEHNGKAKIK